One part of the Thiothrix nivea DSM 5205 genome encodes these proteins:
- the tnpC gene encoding IS66 family transposase, which translates to MPQQLKDHSLKQLNSQYLAKLTPEELLHLSTKLLHDLKEAREQLNQNPSNSSRPPSSRFPWEGPPSATAQPEPQAPTARIDEGLSPAIMASTKPAAKAKRKAGKQPGAPGYGRVWHPPVDADEHHCPSHCEACGRPLEAATCRVYSAYDSVDIRFGSAEQPGLTVITTRHHLYENTCTCGHGSRHVPHRAVPDPCLYPGVEVGEWRLIGANLAALIVHLRLRSRLSLRLTQELLREVLGIPLSTGVLQQCFEEAAASAIPLEDALVEDLLAEATANGGVLYVDETSWKERGEALWLWTFVTTLSVCFYVGQRTIEMLDNVIGGHFGGWLMSDGYTAYRHHPKRLRCWAHLIRKARGLAESLDQDGRAFGHFTLAWLGTLQADIDAWREADGTPGTATGVIRQRHQAKLAEFRARCLTQAESAHDKTAALAKEFINDWEAIFRILDHPWLPLTNNEAERALRHWVILRKTNHGTKSATGSRAFALLASISGTCRKRGQSALAYLASVIAAARANLTLPPLPQAVGV; encoded by the coding sequence ATGCCCCAGCAACTGAAAGACCACAGCCTCAAACAGCTTAACAGCCAGTACCTTGCCAAGCTCACGCCGGAGGAACTGCTGCACCTGTCGACGAAGTTGCTGCACGACCTGAAGGAAGCGCGGGAACAGCTCAACCAGAATCCCAGCAACTCATCCCGTCCGCCCAGCAGTCGTTTCCCATGGGAAGGCCCACCGTCAGCCACTGCACAACCTGAACCCCAAGCACCGACGGCCAGGATAGACGAGGGGCTGTCCCCGGCAATCATGGCAAGCACAAAGCCAGCGGCAAAGGCCAAACGCAAGGCTGGCAAACAGCCGGGAGCGCCGGGTTACGGGCGGGTTTGGCATCCACCGGTGGATGCCGATGAACACCATTGCCCCAGCCACTGCGAAGCCTGCGGCAGGCCACTGGAGGCTGCCACTTGCCGGGTTTACAGCGCCTACGACAGTGTGGACATCCGTTTTGGCAGCGCCGAACAGCCCGGCCTGACGGTCATCACCACCCGCCATCACCTGTACGAAAACACCTGCACTTGCGGCCACGGTAGCCGCCATGTCCCGCACCGGGCAGTCCCCGACCCGTGTTTGTACCCTGGGGTTGAAGTGGGCGAATGGCGGCTGATCGGAGCCAACCTGGCGGCGCTGATTGTCCACCTGCGGCTACGTTCGCGCTTGTCGCTGCGGCTGACGCAGGAACTGTTGCGGGAGGTGTTGGGCATCCCCCTGAGCACCGGGGTGTTGCAGCAATGCTTCGAGGAAGCCGCCGCCAGCGCGATCCCCCTGGAAGACGCCCTGGTGGAAGACCTGCTGGCGGAAGCCACTGCCAATGGCGGGGTACTGTATGTGGATGAAACCTCCTGGAAGGAGCGCGGCGAAGCCCTGTGGTTGTGGACGTTTGTCACCACTCTCAGCGTCTGCTTTTACGTGGGGCAACGCACCATCGAGATGCTGGACAACGTGATTGGCGGACACTTTGGCGGCTGGCTGATGAGCGATGGCTATACCGCCTACCGCCATCACCCCAAACGGCTGCGCTGCTGGGCGCACCTGATCCGTAAGGCCCGCGGGCTGGCGGAATCGCTGGACCAGGATGGCCGGGCATTCGGCCACTTCACGCTGGCTTGGTTGGGTACGTTACAGGCCGACATTGACGCTTGGCGGGAAGCAGACGGCACGCCGGGAACCGCAACCGGGGTGATCCGCCAACGCCACCAGGCAAAACTGGCAGAATTCAGGGCACGGTGCCTAACCCAGGCCGAATCCGCCCATGACAAGACGGCGGCGTTGGCGAAGGAATTCATCAACGATTGGGAAGCCATCTTCCGCATCCTTGACCATCCATGGCTTCCTTTGACCAATAATGAGGCGGAGCGGGCGCTGCGCCATTGGGTGATCCTGCGCAAAACCAACCATGGGACCAAAAGCGCCACGGGGAGTCGTGCCTTTGCCCTGCTGGCCAGTATCAGCGGCACTTGCCGCAAGCGTGGGCAGTCCGCGCTCGCTTATCTTGCCAGTGTGATTGCCGCTGCGCGTGCGAACCTTACCCTCCCGCCCTTGCCGCAAGCAGTGGGAGTGTGA
- the hisG gene encoding ATP phosphoribosyltransferase produces the protein MKDTLTIALSKGRIFKDTVPLLQAAGIEPLDDPETSRKLILDTNREDVKLVIIRATDVPTYVQYGAADLGVAGKDVLMEHGGQDLYELLDLQIARCKLMVAGFADKPLPEVGLKVATKFVNCARHYFAEQGRQVDVIKLYGSMELAPLVGLADCIVDVVDTGNTLKANGLAPLEHMADITSRLIVNKASMKLKHEPIRDLLVQMQSAVEQRNTQ, from the coding sequence ATGAAAGACACACTGACGATAGCGCTGTCGAAAGGGCGCATATTCAAGGACACGGTGCCACTGCTGCAAGCTGCCGGTATCGAGCCGCTGGACGACCCGGAAACCAGCCGCAAACTGATCCTCGACACCAACCGGGAAGACGTGAAGCTGGTCATCATCCGCGCCACCGACGTGCCGACGTATGTGCAATACGGCGCGGCTGACCTCGGCGTGGCAGGCAAAGACGTGCTGATGGAGCATGGCGGGCAAGACTTGTACGAGTTGCTCGACCTGCAAATCGCCCGCTGCAAGCTGATGGTAGCCGGTTTCGCCGACAAACCATTACCGGAAGTCGGCCTGAAAGTCGCCACCAAATTTGTCAATTGCGCCCGTCATTATTTCGCCGAACAAGGCCGTCAGGTTGACGTAATCAAGCTGTACGGCTCAATGGAACTCGCGCCCCTGGTCGGTCTGGCCGACTGCATCGTGGACGTGGTAGACACCGGCAATACCCTAAAAGCAAACGGACTCGCACCACTGGAACACATGGCGGACATCACTTCCCGCCTGATCGTCAACAAGGCTTCGATGAAATTGAAACACGAGCCTATCCGCGACCTGCTGGTGCAAATGCAATCAGCAGTTGAGCAGAGGAACACGCAATGA
- a CDS encoding response regulator produces MYVRFASDKGLLLDFRLTDRARLAADDRISYGGLALFFGAMLFMFAYNLVLFLQLREAAYFWLCCMIPGVLLWMADREGLLTTLLWEIWPDPWRGNMIGGALAMVGVIMFPVGFLRLRVYTPWLARVHLSLAVSVVVNFGIIDHWNPYIGSMLSHVTILLAGVISLLAGALALRWQPRTAAFYLLAWAPLLVAIILLALTNYNYAISPPQSSARILIYGALLLMLLLLSLAEANRINDLRQQAERARTILARNEEHLTELVDARTRELATERDRAETANRAKTRFLANMSHELRTPLNAMLGYANLLQRASSLGSEERTHCGVIGRSGLHLLHLIDELLEVAEIEHGRLRLLIGDVALAPMLSDLAETTRQQAAAKGLMFEEHVAPDLPQTIRTDGQRLRQVLQNLLDNAVKYTAVGQVRLSAAIDHSSPDATGSVLHFAVTDTGCGIPAEEHERLFTPFEQYHPDQQGKGLGLAICRELSTLLGGVLTLESSPGYGSTFSFRMPLQPVSTPVGDTSYPASQAVVSGYTGPIRRVLVIDDNEANRLVLRDLLQSLGFVVDIAEDATTALVCAHLQPPDLVIADLRMPGICGYAATWQIREALGLPQLPAIATSATPLPEPEDTQSLGFYDFLIKPIEMDRLCEVVARCLELEWAFETPRQTNKADATPVNPVSPRLPEPIRLHPELTGQHVLLAEDDEISQVFESKYLRALGLQVTVAANGKEVLEALQVTPFDVVLMDLQMPEGDGYETTRIIRQQWCESPIIIALTAHALPQERAKCLAVGMNDYLAKPFDLEQLQDMLLKWVRRKNPTRK; encoded by the coding sequence GTGTATGTCCGTTTCGCCAGCGACAAAGGTCTGCTGCTGGATTTTCGCTTGACAGATCGCGCCCGTCTGGCTGCCGACGATCGTATTTCGTATGGCGGGCTAGCCCTGTTTTTCGGTGCCATGCTGTTCATGTTCGCATACAACCTAGTACTGTTCTTACAGTTGCGCGAAGCAGCGTATTTCTGGCTTTGTTGCATGATCCCGGGTGTTCTGCTGTGGATGGCAGATCGCGAGGGGCTGCTGACGACCCTGCTTTGGGAGATATGGCCAGATCCCTGGCGTGGCAACATGATAGGCGGAGCACTAGCGATGGTCGGCGTCATCATGTTTCCAGTAGGTTTTTTACGCCTGCGTGTGTATACACCCTGGTTAGCTAGAGTCCACCTTAGTCTGGCAGTCAGCGTGGTAGTCAATTTTGGCATCATTGACCACTGGAATCCGTATATTGGGTCTATGCTGTCGCATGTGACGATCTTATTGGCCGGTGTGATCTCGCTCCTGGCCGGTGCGCTGGCGCTGCGTTGGCAGCCCCGCACGGCAGCCTTCTACCTGCTAGCTTGGGCGCCGCTGCTGGTTGCCATCATCCTGCTTGCACTCACCAACTATAACTATGCGATCAGCCCGCCTCAGTCCTCGGCGAGGATATTGATCTATGGGGCGCTGCTGTTGATGTTGTTGCTGCTCTCGCTGGCTGAGGCCAACCGGATCAATGATTTGCGCCAGCAGGCCGAACGGGCGCGTACCATTTTGGCACGCAATGAAGAACACCTGACCGAACTGGTCGATGCACGCACCCGGGAACTCGCCACTGAACGCGACCGCGCCGAGACCGCCAACCGAGCCAAGACCCGCTTTCTGGCCAACATGAGCCACGAGTTACGCACCCCGCTAAACGCGATGCTGGGCTATGCCAACCTGCTGCAGCGGGCATCGTCCCTGGGTTCCGAGGAACGCACGCATTGCGGCGTCATCGGGCGCAGCGGCCTGCATTTGCTGCACCTGATCGACGAACTGCTAGAAGTCGCCGAAATCGAACATGGCCGTTTGCGATTGCTGATCGGCGATGTGGCGCTAGCACCCATGCTGAGTGACCTGGCCGAGACCACCCGGCAGCAGGCGGCGGCCAAGGGCCTGATGTTTGAGGAACACGTCGCCCCGGATCTGCCACAGACCATCCGCACCGACGGCCAGCGCCTCCGTCAAGTCTTGCAGAACCTGCTCGACAACGCGGTCAAATATACCGCTGTCGGGCAAGTGCGGTTGTCTGCAGCAATCGATCATTCGTCGCCTGATGCGACGGGGTCGGTGTTACACTTTGCAGTCACTGATACTGGCTGCGGCATTCCGGCGGAGGAACACGAGCGCTTGTTCACACCCTTCGAGCAATACCATCCCGACCAGCAAGGCAAAGGATTGGGACTCGCGATTTGCCGTGAACTTAGCACGTTGTTAGGTGGCGTGCTGACCCTTGAGAGTTCGCCCGGTTACGGAAGCACATTTTCCTTCCGCATGCCGTTGCAGCCAGTTTCGACACCTGTGGGCGATACCAGCTACCCAGCCTCGCAAGCGGTAGTGAGTGGTTATACCGGCCCCATTCGACGGGTCTTGGTCATTGACGACAACGAAGCAAATCGCCTGGTGTTACGGGACTTACTCCAGTCCCTGGGGTTTGTGGTTGATATTGCCGAAGACGCCACGACCGCGTTGGTGTGCGCCCATCTCCAGCCACCTGACCTGGTGATCGCCGATCTGCGTATGCCCGGCATTTGTGGCTATGCAGCCACCTGGCAGATTCGTGAGGCATTGGGTTTGCCGCAGCTACCGGCCATTGCCACATCCGCCACCCCGCTGCCAGAGCCGGAGGATACACAGTCTTTAGGATTTTATGACTTCCTGATCAAGCCGATTGAAATGGATCGGCTATGTGAGGTCGTGGCACGCTGTCTGGAGCTTGAGTGGGCCTTCGAAACGCCCCGGCAAACCAACAAGGCGGACGCCACTCCGGTTAACCCCGTTTCACCCCGACTACCGGAACCGATCAGGCTCCACCCCGAACTGACTGGCCAGCACGTGCTGCTGGCGGAAGATGATGAAATAAGCCAGGTTTTCGAAAGCAAATACCTACGGGCATTGGGTTTACAAGTCACTGTTGCCGCCAATGGCAAGGAAGTGCTGGAAGCCTTGCAGGTAACGCCTTTCGACGTGGTGTTGATGGATTTGCAGATGCCGGAAGGCGATGGTTATGAAACCACCCGGATCATCCGGCAACAATGGTGCGAGTCGCCCATCATCATTGCGCTGACTGCCCACGCCCTCCCACAGGAACGCGCCAAATGCCTGGCTGTCGGGATGAATGACTATCTGGCCAAGCCATTCGACCTGGAACAGTTGCAAGATATGCTATTGAAATGGGTACGACGGAAGAACCCTACAAGAAAGTGA
- a CDS encoding hybrid sensor histidine kinase/response regulator, with the protein MHRHNIPQLKQLQAIDTALLIFLLSVLILITWVALGNLTKKTHENLHDIELVLEQAHTSFLTHLQLETLANRNHDIFDSLNEVLLNIALGSEGIADNRQKLQALKTQLEQQSQQLPTFGKSELTEEYTKATAGILTLIDQAQSQPPDAWRNLIMDARDSIQQIRLMTEKMESMYGFTGQGISEAFDHSLQNTTRNMQETQHSLATIQERSIIGKLLIIVFLLISRLYFSSRFNLIVQTATAAQRIAEEAVKTKARFLATMSHEIRTPMNGVIGMTRLLMNTPMSKKQTEFTESIRLSGEHLLTVINDVLDFSKIEAGKLDLKRESFELRSCIEEVLNLLSAKALEKKLELAYVVAPNIPLYIEGDMVRLRQILTNLIGNAIKFTDSGNVTVVVNLHTCHDEDLELEFEISDTGCGIPADRLDSVFEQFSHIDDGQTRHYEGTGLGLSISRNLVEMMGGRIWVKSILNKGSRFHFTIRTRATEGSLKLFHHSNIPSLSGKHLLLVTNSLTSAQSVQDFCARWGAKADIKTSAADAINRIAGESVYDIVLVDSNLPEDSALEVAGYVRQRYSKQELPLILIAPPNDLLPRETVRELYNLYLTKPVTRSRLFDSLMTVLGELNLVTNRQKTSTLKLAERLPLTILLAEDNPINQVVASSILDEMGYKIDLAENGRQAIAALHKKNYDVIFMDMQMPEMGGLETTRHIRAEFPPARQPAIIAMTANAMDGDRQECLNAGMNDYISKPVLPEAVEAALEQWCKKKADPLPMAAEFSLCG; encoded by the coding sequence ATGCACCGTCATAACATACCCCAGCTGAAACAGCTGCAAGCTATTGATACAGCGCTACTGATATTCCTGCTGAGTGTTCTTATCCTGATTACCTGGGTAGCCTTGGGTAATTTGACCAAAAAAACCCATGAGAACCTGCATGATATCGAGCTGGTGCTTGAGCAGGCACACACGAGCTTCCTGACACATCTGCAATTGGAAACCCTAGCCAACCGGAATCATGACATTTTCGATAGCCTTAACGAGGTGTTGTTAAACATTGCACTCGGCTCTGAAGGCATTGCTGACAACAGACAGAAATTGCAGGCGCTGAAAACTCAACTGGAGCAGCAAAGTCAGCAACTTCCGACGTTTGGGAAGAGCGAATTGACAGAGGAATACACAAAAGCGACCGCAGGCATTCTGACCCTGATTGATCAGGCGCAAAGCCAGCCACCGGATGCCTGGCGGAATTTGATCATGGATGCACGTGACTCCATCCAGCAGATCAGGCTTATGACCGAAAAAATGGAAAGCATGTATGGTTTTACCGGCCAGGGTATCAGCGAGGCGTTTGATCATTCCCTGCAAAATACCACCAGGAACATGCAGGAAACACAACACAGTCTTGCCACCATTCAGGAACGCAGCATCATTGGCAAATTACTTATCATCGTCTTTCTGTTGATCAGTCGTTTGTACTTTTCCTCTCGCTTCAATCTTATCGTGCAAACCGCCACCGCAGCGCAACGGATTGCAGAGGAGGCAGTAAAAACCAAGGCACGCTTCCTCGCCACCATGAGTCACGAAATCCGCACACCCATGAATGGCGTTATTGGCATGACCCGCTTGCTGATGAATACGCCCATGAGTAAAAAACAAACTGAATTTACGGAAAGTATCCGCCTTAGTGGTGAACACCTTCTCACAGTCATTAATGACGTACTGGACTTTTCCAAAATTGAAGCAGGTAAGCTCGACCTCAAACGCGAGTCGTTTGAATTGCGTTCCTGTATCGAGGAAGTCCTCAACCTGCTCAGTGCCAAGGCACTGGAAAAGAAACTGGAGCTGGCTTATGTCGTTGCCCCTAACATTCCGCTATATATAGAAGGCGATATGGTGCGCCTGCGCCAGATACTGACCAATCTGATCGGTAACGCCATCAAGTTTACGGACTCAGGCAATGTGACCGTCGTGGTGAACCTGCATACGTGTCATGATGAAGACTTGGAGCTTGAGTTTGAGATCAGCGATACCGGTTGTGGCATACCGGCGGATCGTCTGGACAGTGTTTTCGAGCAATTCAGCCACATAGACGATGGCCAGACCCGGCATTACGAAGGCACTGGACTGGGCTTGAGTATTTCCCGCAATCTGGTCGAAATGATGGGTGGGCGCATCTGGGTGAAAAGCATCCTGAATAAAGGTAGCCGCTTTCATTTCACCATTCGTACACGTGCGACTGAGGGCTCGCTCAAGCTGTTCCATCACTCCAATATTCCATCCCTCAGCGGGAAACATCTGCTACTTGTTACCAATAGCCTGACTAGCGCCCAGTCCGTGCAGGACTTTTGTGCTAGATGGGGCGCAAAAGCCGATATTAAGACAAGTGCTGCTGATGCCATCAACCGTATCGCCGGAGAAAGTGTGTATGATATTGTCTTGGTAGACAGTAACCTGCCTGAGGATTCAGCTTTGGAAGTGGCAGGATATGTACGCCAGCGTTACAGCAAACAGGAACTACCCCTGATCCTGATTGCACCACCCAATGACCTGCTCCCCAGGGAAACGGTGCGGGAACTTTACAATCTGTACTTGACCAAGCCTGTTACCCGTAGCCGACTGTTTGATAGTCTCATGACGGTGCTGGGCGAACTCAATCTGGTGACCAACAGGCAGAAAACATCCACTCTCAAACTTGCCGAGCGTTTGCCACTGACCATCCTGCTGGCCGAAGACAATCCAATCAATCAGGTGGTCGCTTCCTCCATTCTGGACGAAATGGGCTACAAAATCGATCTGGCAGAAAATGGTCGGCAAGCCATCGCAGCGCTACACAAGAAAAATTACGATGTCATTTTTATGGATATGCAAATGCCGGAAATGGGCGGTCTGGAAACGACCCGGCATATCCGCGCCGAATTTCCGCCAGCGCGTCAGCCTGCCATTATCGCCATGACCGCCAATGCAATGGATGGCGACAGACAGGAATGCCTGAATGCAGGCATGAACGATTACATCAGTAAACCAGTGTTGCCGGAAGCTGTCGAAGCCGCACTGGAACAATGGTGCAAAAAGAAAGCTGATCCATTGCCAATGGCAGCAGAGTTCAGCTTATGCGGATAA
- the hisD gene encoding histidinol dehydrogenase, translating to MLNIKELNTSDASFWQEMQDLLAWESVSDDAVFNTVNGILKDVRTRGDEAVVEYTNRFDRMSAGSMAELEIPAARLQEALNKITPEQRSALQQAADRIKAYAERQKMESWSYTEADGTLLGQQVTALDRVGLYVPGGKAAYPSSVLMNAVPAKVAGVPELIMVVPTPANEVNELVLAAAAISNVDRVFAIGGAQAVAALAYGTQTVPQVDKIVGPGNIYVATAKRMVYGAVGIDMIAGPSEILVVCDGKTNPDWIAMDLFSQAEHDEDAQSILVCPDADFIAQVKASINRLVEEMPRKEIISTSLQGRGALILAKDMDEAVQVANYIAPEHLELSVENPREVAKQIRHAGAIFMGRYTAEALGDYCAGPNHVLPTSRTARFSSPLGVYDFQKRSSLIDCSAAGASELGKIASILAHGEGLTAHARSAEYRIKG from the coding sequence ATGCTCAACATCAAGGAATTAAACACCAGCGACGCCAGTTTCTGGCAGGAAATGCAAGATTTGCTGGCGTGGGAAAGCGTCTCCGATGACGCAGTATTCAACACTGTCAATGGCATCCTCAAGGATGTGCGCACCCGTGGCGACGAAGCCGTGGTGGAATATACTAACCGTTTCGACCGCATGAGCGCTGGCAGCATGGCGGAACTGGAAATCCCGGCAGCCCGCTTACAGGAAGCCCTCAACAAGATCACGCCGGAACAACGCAGCGCCCTACAACAGGCGGCTGACCGTATCAAGGCGTATGCCGAACGTCAGAAAATGGAGTCGTGGAGCTACACCGAAGCCGACGGCACGCTGCTGGGGCAACAGGTGACAGCACTGGATAGGGTTGGTCTATATGTTCCCGGCGGCAAAGCGGCTTACCCCTCATCCGTGCTGATGAATGCTGTACCTGCCAAGGTTGCCGGTGTACCGGAACTGATCATGGTGGTGCCAACGCCAGCTAATGAAGTGAACGAGCTGGTTCTTGCAGCTGCCGCTATTTCCAACGTTGACCGTGTGTTCGCCATCGGTGGCGCGCAGGCTGTCGCGGCGCTGGCCTACGGTACGCAAACCGTTCCGCAGGTGGACAAGATCGTCGGGCCGGGCAATATCTACGTCGCTACTGCCAAGCGCATGGTGTACGGCGCGGTCGGCATCGACATGATCGCCGGGCCTTCCGAAATCCTGGTGGTGTGCGACGGCAAGACTAACCCGGACTGGATCGCGATGGATCTGTTCTCACAGGCTGAGCACGACGAAGACGCTCAATCCATCCTCGTCTGCCCGGATGCGGATTTCATCGCCCAGGTCAAAGCCAGCATCAACCGGCTGGTAGAGGAAATGCCGCGCAAGGAAATCATTTCCACCTCACTGCAAGGCCGTGGCGCACTGATTCTGGCGAAGGATATGGATGAAGCGGTACAGGTCGCCAATTACATCGCACCGGAGCATCTGGAGCTTTCCGTGGAAAATCCACGCGAAGTAGCCAAGCAAATCCGTCATGCGGGCGCGATTTTCATGGGACGTTATACGGCGGAAGCGTTGGGCGACTACTGCGCCGGGCCGAACCACGTTCTGCCGACTTCGCGTACTGCGCGTTTCTCCAGCCCGCTGGGGGTGTATGACTTCCAGAAGCGTTCCTCGCTGATCGACTGTTCGGCGGCAGGGGCTTCGGAACTGGGCAAGATTGCCTCCATCCTCGCGCATGGGGAAGGGCTGACCGCGCACGCGCGCTCAGCAGAATACCGGATCAAGGGTTAA
- the aroG gene encoding 3-deoxy-7-phosphoheptulonate synthase AroG yields MKYQTDDLRIVGMHELTPPVEIHREYPISETATETVFAAREAASNIFHGKDDRLAVVVGPCSIHDVDAALEYAARLQHLRHELKGQLHIIMRVYFEKPRTTIGWKGLINDPDLDNSFHINKGLRTARKLLLDLNNSGMPTATEYLDLISPQYVADLISWAAIGARTTESQGHRELASGVSCPIGFKNGTYGNLNIAIDAIGASSRPHHFLSVTKEGRTAIFATKGNEDCHVILRGGREPNYDADSVAAAVAALEKAKLPPYLMVDFSHANSCKDYRRQPEVATDVAEQIASGSRAIAGVMIESHLVEGNQKADGKKREELVYGQSITDACINFGTTEVVLRQLAEAVKKRRSI; encoded by the coding sequence ATGAAATACCAGACTGACGACCTACGCATCGTTGGTATGCACGAGCTGACTCCGCCAGTGGAGATTCACCGCGAGTACCCGATTAGCGAAACGGCTACCGAAACCGTGTTTGCCGCCCGCGAAGCTGCCAGCAATATTTTTCACGGCAAAGATGACCGGCTGGCCGTGGTGGTTGGCCCCTGCTCCATCCACGATGTGGATGCCGCGCTGGAATACGCCGCACGCTTGCAACACCTGCGTCATGAACTGAAAGGCCAGCTGCACATCATCATGCGCGTGTATTTCGAGAAGCCGCGCACTACTATCGGCTGGAAAGGGCTGATCAACGACCCCGACCTGGACAACAGTTTCCACATCAACAAGGGTCTGCGCACGGCACGCAAGCTGCTACTGGACTTGAACAACTCCGGGATGCCGACCGCAACCGAATACCTCGACCTGATCAGCCCGCAATACGTGGCCGACCTGATCAGTTGGGCAGCCATTGGCGCACGCACCACTGAAAGCCAGGGGCATCGTGAACTGGCTTCCGGCGTGTCCTGCCCGATCGGCTTCAAAAACGGCACTTATGGCAACCTGAATATTGCGATTGATGCAATTGGTGCCTCATCCCGTCCTCATCACTTCCTGTCTGTGACCAAGGAAGGGCGCACGGCGATTTTCGCCACCAAGGGTAATGAGGATTGCCATGTGATCCTGCGCGGTGGGCGTGAACCGAATTACGATGCCGACAGTGTTGCCGCCGCCGTCGCAGCGCTGGAAAAAGCTAAGTTGCCGCCTTACCTGATGGTCGATTTCAGCCACGCGAACAGCTGCAAAGATTATCGCCGCCAGCCTGAAGTGGCCACAGATGTCGCCGAACAGATTGCCAGCGGCAGCCGCGCTATTGCAGGCGTCATGATCGAAAGCCATCTGGTCGAAGGCAACCAGAAAGCCGACGGCAAAAAACGCGAAGAGCTGGTTTACGGCCAGAGTATTACTGATGCCTGCATCAACTTCGGCACGACTGAAGTGGTGCTGCGCCAGTTGGCTGAGGCTGTGAAAAAACGCAGGAGTATCTGA
- a CDS encoding rod shape-determining protein, whose translation MPDIYYAGIDLGTSRSSITTSTGKRLSVETCVGYPKDVIAKKRLQKDYLLGGDALDNRLAVNLVWPLAEGVIRDDEQALQATALILRHLIEVGLPEKQEDDQVYAAIGVPAQASIVNKKALIDLCEGFIDKVLIVSEPFAVAYANDRFDECLIVDIGAGTTDLCRIHGTLPEPEDQLTLKTAGNFLDAEITKAIHAKYPDVQLSARIIRTIKEKYGYVSETADPVKVTLNTQGIPQEYDITQLLRECCLSLANPISKAVQQLVGSFDPDFQERLRQNILLAGGGSRLKGIDLAIEKSLQAYGGGRVECVQDAEYCGSTGALKMSMEMPAEYWERI comes from the coding sequence ATGCCTGACATTTACTACGCCGGTATCGACCTCGGCACCAGCCGCTCCTCCATCACCACCTCCACCGGCAAGCGTCTCAGTGTGGAAACCTGCGTCGGTTACCCCAAAGACGTGATTGCGAAGAAACGCTTGCAAAAAGATTACCTGCTGGGTGGCGATGCGCTGGATAACCGGCTGGCGGTGAATCTGGTGTGGCCGCTGGCGGAAGGCGTGATTCGTGACGACGAACAGGCGTTGCAGGCAACCGCCCTGATCCTGCGCCACCTGATTGAGGTCGGCTTGCCGGAAAAACAGGAAGACGATCAGGTGTATGCCGCCATCGGCGTCCCCGCGCAAGCCAGCATCGTCAACAAGAAAGCCCTGATCGACCTCTGCGAAGGCTTTATCGACAAGGTGTTGATTGTCAGCGAACCGTTCGCGGTGGCTTACGCCAACGACCGTTTCGATGAATGCCTGATCGTGGACATCGGCGCGGGCACCACCGATTTGTGCCGTATCCACGGCACCCTGCCGGAACCGGAAGACCAGCTCACCCTGAAAACCGCCGGTAACTTTCTGGATGCCGAAATCACCAAGGCCATCCACGCCAAATACCCGGACGTGCAGCTTTCCGCGCGTATTATCCGCACCATCAAGGAAAAGTACGGCTATGTTTCCGAAACAGCCGACCCGGTCAAGGTTACGCTCAATACCCAAGGCATCCCGCAGGAATATGACATTACCCAGCTGCTGCGTGAATGCTGCCTGAGTCTGGCTAACCCGATCAGCAAGGCAGTGCAACAACTGGTTGGTAGTTTCGACCCGGATTTTCAGGAACGCCTGCGTCAGAACATCCTGCTGGCTGGTGGTGGTTCACGCCTCAAGGGTATTGACCTTGCCATAGAGAAAAGCTTGCAAGCCTATGGCGGCGGGCGGGTGGAATGCGTGCAGGATGCCGAATACTGCGGCAGCACTGGTGCGTTAAAGATGAGCATGGAAATGCCTGCGGAGTATTGGGAACGAATTTGA